Proteins encoded by one window of Deltaproteobacteria bacterium:
- a CDS encoding type II toxin-antitoxin system PemK/MazF family toxin produces the protein MPTTTTYKPGEIALVGFPFTDLSSAKKRPALILRSFSVPSLPRLIIIAMITSQLEGIKLEGDYEIRQWQAAGLLHPSKLRLAKLVTLEEKLIFKKLGSLTETDKKPVRRILKNFFQL, from the coding sequence ATGCCGACTACGACCACTTATAAGCCGGGGGAAATTGCTCTCGTTGGGTTTCCTTTTACAGATTTATCGAGTGCTAAAAAACGGCCTGCCTTGATTTTACGTTCTTTTTCAGTGCCTAGTTTGCCACGTCTCATCATCATCGCTATGATCACAAGTCAACTTGAAGGAATAAAATTAGAAGGTGATTATGAAATTCGTCAATGGCAGGCGGCGGGGCTACTTCATCCTTCTAAATTAAGGTTGGCCAAATTGGTTACTCTTGAAGAAAAGTTAATTTTTAAGAAATTAGGCAGTTTGACTGAAACCGACAAAAAGCCGGTGCGGCGAATTTTAAAAAACTTTTTTCAATTGTAG